A segment of the Filifactor alocis ATCC 35896 genome:
TCCAAAGTATACTTTTGACAGCTTTGTTGTAGGAAACAACAATGTACTTGCACACTCCGCATGTGTTGCTGTCGCTAATGACCCGGCACATTCTTACAATCCGTTGTTTATTTACGGAGGAGTAGGACTTGGAAAAACTCACTTGATGCATGCCATCGGAAACCACGTGTTGTCTCAAAATAAGGATGTAAAAATTTTGTATCTTTCTTCTGAAACCTTTACAAACGAATTGATTAACTCTATTAAAGATGACACAAATGAAGAATTCCGAAATAAATATCGAAAAGATGTTGATATTCTTCTGATTGATGATATTCAATTCATTTCGGAAAAAGAAAGAACACAGGAAGAATTTTTCCATACATTCAATACATTACACGGAGCGGATAAACAAATTATTATTTCAAGCGATCGTGCACCGAAAGAAATTCCGATGCTTGCTGATCGTCTGCGCTCAAGATTTGAAATGGGACTGATTGTAGATATTCAACCGCCGGATTATGAAACAAGGATTGCTATTTTAAGAAAAAAAGCACAAGAAGAAAAACATCATGTTCCCGATCTCGTATTTGAATATATCGCAAAAAATATCAAATCGAATATTCGTGAGTTGGAAGGTGCTTTGACAAGAATTTTTGCTTACTCCGATCTTACAAAACGTGAAATTACACCGGAACTTTCTCAAGAAGCATTAAAAAATATTTTTCAAAGTAAACAACATGTTGAAATCACTCCGACATTTATCAAAGAAAAAGTTGCGGAATCCTTCTCGATTCAGGTAGATGATTTTTCTTCAAAAGGTCGTAAGCGAGAGATTGCTTATCCGCGACAAATCGCAATGTACCTCTGTCGTGAATTGACAGGCTTGTCACTTCCTAAAATCGGAACGGAATTCGGAGGAAGAGACCATACTACCGTAATGCACGCATGTGATAAGATTACAAGTGATATCAAAATAGATGAAAAAACAAAAGAACTGATTGAAAATCTAAAAAAAGATATTCAAAATGCATAATTCATGAGATAACTTTTTTGTTATTTAAATAACAAAGTGAGAGAAAAAGAAAGATTGTTTTCTAAAAAAATTTTTATTTTTTTCTTTCTTTGTTATTTTTTTTATTGCTTGAAATTCCAATATTTTATTAAAAGTACATTTTTTCCGTTGTGATTTGATTATCCACATTTTATTTTTATGTTCTGTTTTTTATCCACATACTTTTTCAAAAATCCAACTCCTATAAAACAATTATTTGTGTGAGTTATCCACATATTCACACTCTCTACTATTACTACTATAATCTGTTATTATTTATATTTAGACAGAACTTCATCACAATTCGCTCTACAAAAAATTAAGTAACACAGATTTCTTTTTTTTGTGTATAATACTAAATAAAGAATTCACTGAATAAAAGGAGATTGTATGATGAAATTTACCGTAAACCAAAGAGAGTTTTCTGATGCACTGGCAATTGCATCAAAAGCAATTATTAGTAAAACTCCTCTTGATATTTTAAAAGGATTTTATTTAGAAGCGTATGAAAATGAATTGACTATCACAGGAAACAATTTGGAGATTGGAATTAGAACCTCCATTGATGCTGCTGTTGAAACAGAAGGAAAATCAGTTATTGATGCGAAAATTCTGTCAGATATTATTCGAAAATTACCTAATGAAGAAGTGACTGTTTCTATCAAAGACGGAAATGTTTTGTTACAATGTCAAAAACTGAAATTTACCATCAAAGAGATGTTGGATAACGGTTTTCCGACAGTTGACGAGTTGGAAGAGGCAGTTTATCAAAATATTCATCCTGCGATTTTGGAAGAGATGATTAAGAAAACACATTTTGCTGTTACAACAGATGAAACAAAACCTGTTTTTATGGGAGAGTTGGTAGAACTGGAAGATAATCAAATGAATGTGATTGCATTGGACGGATTCCGTTTGGCATACAAAAAATGTGAACTGAAATCTTCTGTCGGTTCACGAAGTATGATTATTCCGGGAAAAACAATGGTTGAAATTATGAGACTTTGTCAAACGATGGAAGAAGATGTGAAAATCGGAATCGAAGACAGACATGCCAGTTTCTTATTCGGAAGAACTCTTGTAAATACACAGTTGATTCAAGGGGAATTTTCAAAATACGAAGAAATTATTCCGAAAGAATTTTCTACTAAAATTAAAGTAAACCGTCAAAAATTTATTGATGCATTGGATCGTGCTACCCTGGTTTCTAAGAATTATTTGGTAAAACTTCGTATCCAAAATGATGAGCTTCTTATTACCGCACATGACAATGAAGTCGGAAATTTGGAAGAAATTTTGGATGTGGAATTAGAAGGAAAAAATTTGGAAATTGCATTTAATATCCGATTTTTCTTAGATTCTTTGAAAGTAATGGAAGATGAATACATTTACATGAACTTCAATACGAATGTGAGTCCTTGTATTATTAAACCGGAATTCGAAACAGACTATACTTACTTGGTATTACCGGTTCGTATTTAACAATAGCTTATCTTCAAAAACTTTTTTTCACATATGTTTTATCATCTCAAATCTATGATGATAAAAACAGAAGGAATCATAATTGACAGAAAATAAATATGTGATACAATGATATGGACAGGTTAATTATTGTGTTACATAAAAAATAGGAGGAATTTTGAGATGAAATGTTTAATTACTGAATTAGTACATCCATCAGGAGTGGATATTCTAAAACAACATTATGATGTAACTTTGGCTTACGGAAAAAGCTTAGATGAAGTAAAAGCGATGGTAAAGGATTATGAAATCTTAATCGTTCGTTCTGATACACCGGTTCAAAAAGATATGATTGATGCCGGAGTAAAATTAAAAGCAATCGGAATGGCAGGAATCGGTCTTAACCATATTGATACAAAATATGCAGAAGAAAAAGGTATCAAAGTATTCAATGTAAAAGATGGAAGTATTGATTCCGTTGCAGAATTGGCATTGACATTGATGCTTACCGTTATGAGAAAAGTAAACCCTGCAAACAATGCGGTAAAACAAGGTAAATGGGATAAAATGGGATTCACAGGAAACCTACTGACAGAAAAAACAGTTGGTATCTTAGCTGTCGGAAGAATCGGAAGTCGTGTTGCACAACTTTGTCAAGGATTCGGATGTAATGTAATCGGATATGACCCATATCTTCCGCAAGAAGTAGCTGATAAAATCGGTGTGAAATTGATGAGCTTGGACGAAGTGTTAAAGACAGCTGATATTTTATCTATTCATATGCCTTTGACACCTGAAACAAAACACATGATTGGCAAAAAACAATTGGATATGATGAAAGAAGGAAGTTTCTTATTCAACCTTGGAAGAGGTGGACTTGTGGATGAAGATGCACTATATGATGCATTAAAATCAGGACACCTTGCAGGAGCAGGACTTGATGTTGTGGAAGTAGAACCACCTGCACCTGATCATAAATTATTTGAATTAGATAATTGCATCATTACTTGCCATATCGGAGCAGGTTCTTATGAAGCTCAAGAAAAAATTGCAAAATCTTTAGCAAATCAAATTATTGAATATTTATCAAAATAAATCTTTGATTTGATGGTTTAGTAAGAATATCAGACTGATGTGAGAGTTACTTTGTGACTTCTCACATCAGTTTTTTTATATTTTTGATATATAATTGACAGAAAGTGTTTTTATAATTGAGAGATGGAAATTCAGAAACGATATAAAATCTTTATTTTGTATGATTTATTATTTCTATCTGTTTTAAAACAAATAGATTTTCACAGTATATTATAATCAAAAATATACTTACATCTATACTGTAAAATTCTTTCCGATATGAATGATTCCTATCACTAAATTTTGCAAATAAAAAAGTAAAATAAAGCATATTTTTATGAACGGTTTGTGATATAATTGGCTTGTCAAATTATTTATCTTCCTATGAGAAAGAAGGGGAATTATGTTATTTCATTTGGGCTTAGATGTAGGATCAACAACAGTAAAACTAGTCTTAATGGATGATACCGGAGAAGTACTATATGAAGTATACAGAAGACACAAGTCTGATGTCGTTGAAACAGTTAAGAATATCTTGAAAGAGGTATATGATAAATTCGGTAATTTGGATATCACGATTGCCGTTACGGGCAGCGGAGGTATGTTTGTCGAAAAATATTTCGGGATACACTTTGTGCAGGAGGTTATTGCAGGAACAAAGGCGATAAGAGAATATATTCCCGAAACGGATGTTGCGATTGAGCTTGGGGGAGAAGATTCAAAAATAACTTATTTGTCGGGAAATATCGAACAGAGAATGAATTCAATCTGTGCGGGAGGAACCGGCGCTTTTATCGATCAGATGGCTTCTTTGATGGAATTGGATGCCGGAACATTGAATGAAAGAGCAAAGAACTATCATAAGATTTATCCGATTGCTTCCAGATGTGGGGTGTTTGCAAAGACAGATATTCAAGCTCTTATGAACCAAGGAGCATCGAAGGAGGACATTTCAGCCTCTGTTTTTCAATCTGTTGTGAATCAGACAATTTCTAATTTGGCATGCGGAAGACCGATAAAAGGAAACATTGCGTTGCTTGGAGGTCCTCTTCATTTTTTAAGCGAGTTAAGAGTGAGATTTGAAGAGACAATCGGACAGGATAAAAACACTTTTATTGTTCCGGATAATTCACAGCTTTATGTGGCTTTAGGCGCTTGTTTGGCATCAAAATTCTGTGAAAAGACAACTTTTTTTGAATTGATGAAAAAGATAAACGGAGAAATCCTGTTGGAGATAGATGAAAGTCAAACATTAGATCCTCTCTTTACTTCACAGGAAGAAATAGACTCTTTCAGAGATAGTCATAAGGATGTGAAAGTTCAAAAGAACAGTATTGAGACTTATCGTGGTCCCTGTTATTTGGGAATTGATGCCGGATCGACAACTTCAAAATTAGTGTTGTTGGATGATGATTCCAAGATTCTGTATTCTCACTATTCAAATAATAACGGTAATCCGCTTGAGATAGCGATTGAAGTTCTGAAGGATATTTATGATAAGTTGCCGGAAGGTGCTTGGATTGCATCATCCGGTATCACAGGCTATGGGGAAGATTTTTTAAGAGCGGCGATAGGGATTGATGTCGGTGAAGTTGAAACGATTGCCCACTATACAGCAGCAAAATATTTTGAACCGGATGTCGATTTTATTTTGGATATCGGCGGACAAGATATGAAGGCGATGCACATTACGGATGGAATCATCGACTCCATTCAGTTGAATGAAGCGTGTTCTTCCGGTTGCGGTTCTTTTATTGAAACATTTGCCAAGTCTCTAGGTATGACGGTTGAAGATTTTCAAAATGCTGCACTGCGAGCAGAAAGACCGGTTGATTTGGGTTCAAGATGTACGGTTTTTATGAATTCTAAGGTGAAGCAGGCACAAAAAGAGGGAGCAAGTTCGAAAGATATTGCTGCAGGATTGTGTTATTCCGTCATCAAAAATGCTCTTCAAAAGGTCATTAAGTTGAGAGATCCAAGTAAACTGGGCAACAAGGTAGTTGTTCAAGGAGGTACTTTTTACGGTGACGGAATTCTAAGAGCTTTTGAAAAAATTTCCGGCAAAAAAGCGATAAGACCTTCCATATCCGGTCTTATGGGTGCTTTCGGTATGGCTTTGATTGCAAAGAAGAGACAGAATGAAACATCGACCTTATTTACTTTGGAGCAGTTGAAGCATTTTTCTTACAAGCAAAAGAATGCAAGATGTGGGCTTTGCCCTAACAATTGTGCCTTAACCATTAATATTTTTTCTGACGGTTCCAGATATGTAACCGGAAATAGATGTGAGAGAGGCGCAGGAGTGAAAAAGCAGACCAAGACATTACCTAACCTCTATGATTACAAATATAAGAGGGTGTTCGATTATGAGCCTCTTCCAATTGAACTTGCACCGATGGGAAGAGTCGGATTGCCGAGAGTTTTGAATATGTATGAAAACTATCCCTTCTGGTTCCGATTTTTTACAGACTTAGGTTTCTCGGTTGTCTTATCTGAAGATACGACAAGAAAGACTTATGAAAAAGGAATCGCATCCATCACTTCGGAAACGTGTTGTTATCCTGCAAAAATAGTTCATGGGCATATTGAATCTTTGGTAGAACAGGGTGTGGACCTTATTTTTTATCCTTCTGTTTTTTATGAGAAGAAGGAGTATGAAAAAAGTCAAAACCATCTGAATTGTCCTGTTGTAGCAGGATATCCGGAAGTGATTAAAAACAATGTGGATTCTATAGAAGAAAAAGGAATTGAATATCTGAATCCGTTTCTTTCTTTTGACTCACGAAAGGGAATGACAAAAAGATTGTTTGAAGTGTTCGGAAAGAAAGGAATCAGCAAAGAGAGAATTAAAACAGCAGTCTCTTCCGCTTATGAAGAACTCGAAAGATACCGAGAGGATGTAGCAAAAGAAGGAAGACGAGCTTTGGAATATATTGAAGAAAACAATACAAAGGCGATTGTCTTGGCAGGGAGACCTTACCATATCGACCCTGAGATTAATCACGGAATACCCGGTTTGATTACTTCACTCGGTTATGCGGTGATTTCAGAGGATTCTCTTGTAAAAAACTATGATATTTCACAAGAGCTTAGAGTTTTGGACCAATGGGTTTATCACTCAAGACTCTATCGGGCGGCGGAATTTGTCGGAAAGAGAAAAGACCTTGAAATGGTACAGTTAAATTCCTTTGGGTGCGGACTGGATGCGGTAACGACAGATCAGGTCAATGAAATCCTAAATGCCAACGGAAAAATATATACCGTGATTAAAATCGATGAGGTTTCGAATTTAGGTGCAATCAAAATCAGACTGAGATCATTGATGCAGGCGTTGGAAGATAGGAAGTTTGTTCCGAAAGAAGAATATCTTTTGGATAACTGTCATGTACCGTTTACCAAAGAAATGAAACGTGATTACACCATACTTTGTCCACAGATGGCAAAAGATCATTTTGAAATTTTAGAGGGAGCGTTGAAAAGCGAAGGATATCAAATCGAGTTTTTGCCGAATGTCAATTCACAGGTAATAGAAGAGGGATTGAAGTATGTCAACAATGATGCTTGTTACCCTTCCATTATTGTAGTTGGTCAAATGATGGATGCAATCTCTTCCGGAAAGTACAATGTCAACAAATTAGCTCTTCTTATGACTCAAACAGGAGGAGCCTGCAGAGCTTCCAACTATGTCGGTTTCATCAGAAGAGCATTGAAAGACAGAGGTCTGGAGCAGATACCTGTCATTGCAATTTCAGCACAGGGAATCGAAAAAAATCCTGGCTTTAAGATTTCGTTAGATTTGTTGAAAAAAGGACTCGGTGGGATTCTTCTTGGAGACCTGTTGATGAGATTGAGAAATGCCGTGAAACCTTATGAAAAAAAAGAAGGTGAAACAGACCGATTAAAATCTTACTATATTGAAAAATCTAAAAAATTTATTACAAATCCTGACATCATTCACTATAAGAAACTTGTGAATGAAATCGTTGATGCATTTGAAAAAATTGAGGTTTACGATAAAAAGTTAATTAAAGTTGGAATCGTCGGAGAAATACTTGTCAAATATTTGCCGGAGGCCAATAACAATTTACAAGATATCCTGGAAGAAGAAGGATGTGAGGTTGTTATGCCTGACTTGACCGATTTTCTGATGTATTGTCTGAGAAATTCTGTTCATAAGGGCGAGTTTTTCTCAAAATCCAAGATGTCGGCGATGTACGGACAGTTGGGAGTAGACCTAATCGAACATCTTAGAAAACCGATCAGAAAAAGATTGAAAGAGTCACGTTTTCATGAACCTGAGTACATTGAAAACTTGGAAAAAATGGCAAAACCTATTGTATCGCTCGGAAATCAATACGGAGAAGGTTGGCTATTGACATCGGAGATGATAGAGCTGATTCAACAAGGAGTGAGCAGTATTGTCTGTATCCAACCTTTCGGTTGTCTTCCAAACCATATTACCGGCAAGGGAGTTATCAAAAGAATCAGAAAAGATTATCCGAATGTTACCATCACCCCGATAGATTATGATCCGGGAGCTTCCGAGGTCAACCAAATCAACAGAATCAAATTGATGTTATCAAGTGTAAAAGAGAACTGTATGGATGAGTGATGAGAGACTTAACCATATCTCATAAGATGAAAAAGATTCCGATGTTTTGAATATAAAAATTAAGATTCCAACCAAGGATTAATTAAAATGACAGTAGAAATTTGATAATTTATACTGTGTCTATATGTTCAAATTATGTTCAGTGTCATATCACAAACTTAAGCAAACACTCTCTTTTTTGTCAGATGGATGAAAAAGAGAGTGTTTTTATGGTTTCATATTACATAGTAATTACGATATAGTATCATTTTAACGTAAAGTATGCTATTCATCGTTTTTATTGATAGAATGACTGTAAATATTATGTTTCAGTTATGATGTATGAAATCGAAAGTGATAAGGAGTGTGAACAATCATGAGGAATTACAAAAGGATTTTTGTGATGTTTGGAATGACGGTACTGTTGTTTTCAGGTGTTTGTAATGCAAGTTCGGTAGAATACCGGCTTATGGTAGACGGAAAACAGATTAAAACGGATGTAGAGCCTCAATTGATTCGAAATTCTACCTATGTTCCAGTCCGTTTTTTTGGGAACGGTGTGGGTGCAAGTGTTCAATTTAATAAGCCGAATATCACCATTCACAAAGGAGATACTACGGTTACCTGTGCGATAGGCAGCAGTGTCTATACAAGGAACGGAGAAAAATTTTCTACAAAAGAGAAACCTTACCTTTTTCAAAATCGAGTGTTTGTTCCTCTTCGTATCGTAGGAGAATTACTTCATTGTGAAGTGAACAGTTCTGTAAAATACAGTATGACAGACGAAGATAAAACCATTCATCATTTGGAGCTTCGTCAAACAACAGGTAAAGATGTGACTGTGACCGCAAAAAATCTTGAGAAAGAAATCAAAGTATCTCCCGATGGAAATTGGGGAATTTTGACCGATAAAATTGAAGATACAAAAAATAACAATGTATATGCATTCTATATTAAAAATATGAAAACACAGGAGATAAAACAGGTATACAGCTCAAATGTGTTTGCGACCGAAGATGCGGAGTGGATGAAGGACAATACAGTTCTGTTCGGTGGAATAGATAATACGAATGAAGATTACGCAAGAGTATTGATGATGTACAATCCAAAAAAAGATAAGATACAAGAACTGTTTCCTGCAAGCAGATACCGTTATTCTATGAAGAAACACAAAATTATCTATACCCATCAAACAGAAAATGAAAGAATGCGATTAGAATTGGGAACTCCTTATCTTTATGATGTTGCAACAAAGAAAAAAACTAAAATTACTCCTGAACAGTATGAAAAATGGGACGAGGAATACTGGCAGGAAAAATCCGTTGCTTCAAACAGTAAAAAATAATAAGTATCTTTTCTGTCGTTTTTACGAATACGAGAACTTTATGAAATCGTTATAACGGCATCTAAAAAATGTCCTGAAGTTCTATTTGTCAAAGTTTGGAATACCATACTTGATTTTGTGAATCAAATTGAGCTCTGTGAATAAAATGAGATGAGGAATTACAAGAAAAAATAGAGATAATACTGATTTATTGAAAATAGAGAATATGATGATAATAGAATCCTTAGCAAAAGTTTTGTGGGGATTCTATTTTTTATTTTGATAATATTATTTAATTGATACTATTTATTGAAATGGTAAATAATAAGAGATATAATAGAACCATAGAACAGTTTATTTGAATGATATGAGACGGGTGAATAGAATGAAAAATGTATTGATTAGCGCAAACAACATCTATAAAACATATTCGTTGGACTCAATAGAGGTTCATGCTCTGTCAAATGTCAGTTTTGAAATATATGACGGAGAGTTTTTGGTTATTTTAGGTCCTTCCGGTTCAGGAAAAAGTACCATGCTGAATATCATCGGAGGAATGGACACTTTGACGAAGGGAACTCTTTTCTTTGAAGATACTGCAATACACGATGCCAATGAAAAATATTTGACCGTCTATCGAAGAGAAAATATCGGATTTGTATTTCAATTCTACAATTTGATGTCCAATTTAACCGCACTGGAAAATGTGGAATTGAGCGCAGAAATTGCCAAAAATCCGTTTTCTGCAAAAGAAATGTTGCGTTCCGTAGGTTTGGAAGATAGACTCTATCATTTTCCGATGCAGTTGTCCGGTGGAGAACAGCAACGCGTCGCGCTTGCGCGTGCATTATGCAAAAATCCGAAACTTCTGCTGTGTGATGAACCTACCGGAGCGTTGGATTCCAAAACCAGCGTTGAAATACTGAAGGTTTTGAAATCGTTTCACACCGATTATGGCAAAACGGTGATTATTATCACGCACAATGCCGCCATTGCGGATATGGCGGACCGTGTATTTTTTATTAAAGACGGCACCATCACCCACATCCAAGAAAACCCTTCTCCGATTCCCGTCGAACAGTTGGTGTTCTAAATAACAGTCATCTTTCTTAGGAGGTGATACCATGATTCTATACAAAAAATTAAAAAGAGATTTGATAGGGAAAAAAGAATCCAATTTTGCGGTAATTGTCTTAATTGCGATCGGTATTACCGTTTTTTCCGCATTCGATATGCTCGGTGCCAATTTGGTCGATGCACAACAGAGTTTCTATCGTTCCTGTAACTTTGCAGACGGATTTATTGACATCCAATCCATTCCTTATCAAAAAATCAAATCTTTGAAACAAATTGAAGGAATTTTTCAAATTGAAGGGCATATTGCAGAAACGTTTCGTATGAATTTTTCGCGTAGTCGCGATGATATTTATATCAGGTTGATGTCCTATGACGATTCGGTCAATCAGGTCAATCAGTTTTTATTACAAGACGGCACATACCCTAAAACCGGAAAAAATGAGATTCTGCTTGACAGTAACTTTGCAGAATACAACCATTTGTCTGTCGGTGATACCATCTACGTCGTGTACAACGGAACGGAAAATCCGTTCACTGTCAGCGGAACAGGTGCAAGTCCGGAATTTATTTATGCACTGAAAGATGTTCGAGATATTGTTCCTGATTACAGTACCTACGGAATCGGAATTACATCATTGAGAACGATGGAAAAAATGACATCTCTCAATCAATCATACAACAATATCGTGTTTACCTTGAAAGAAGGATATGAATTTACCGATGTATCCGAAGTCCTCAAGAGTTTATTGAAACATTATTCTGTATCTTCCATTATCTCAAGGGAACATCAAACAAGTCACACTGTTGTAGATGATGAAATTAAAGAGTGTAATACAACAAGCCGTATTTTGCCGTCTCTGTTTCTTTTGATTTCTTCCATGATTCAGATTATGATGCTGGAACGGTTGGTACAGTCCCAACGAACACAAATCGGTATTATGAAAGCATTCGGTTATTCAGAACGACAAATCCAATTTCATTACATCATGTTTGCTGTGATCCTTGGAATTGTCGGATCTGTACTCGGAATTTTGCTTTCCGTTCCCATCCTGTATTCTTTCGTGGATATGTATGGTAATTTTTTTAATTTTCCGTACATTTCAAAAGCATTATCAATGCAGGTTTTTGGTATCAGTCTCTTGACAGGAACTCTTTTTTCCGTTTTTGCAGGGTACCTCGGAGCAAAAAAAATTTTATCGCTCTCTCCCTTAGATGCATTCAAGGCGGAAGAGCCGCATTATGTTCAAAAAAAGACCTTTTTAGATTCTTTTACCTTTTTGTTTCATACATTCGGTAAGATGTCGCTTCGCAATATCTCTCGTAACAGAAAGCGCAGTTTTTTTATTCTTATCGGAATTACACTCTCTTTTGCACTGACTTCAGTGATGTTTATGATGTACAGCCTATGGAATACCGTCATTACGGATAAATATAGCTACAATGAAATCTATACCGGAAAAATGGAGTTTCAGCGTGTTGTAAACAAATCGGATGCGATGTTGGAACTAAAAAAGAGACAGGAAGTTTCGGAGATTGAATCGTTGTTGGAAGTTCCTGTATCGTTTCAATATAAAAATCATATCAAAGAGGTAAATATTATCGGTGTGGAACAACATTCCGATTTGTATCATATTGTAGATGTTCACAACCATGAAGTTCCGATACAGAACGAAGAAGTCTTTCTTTCACACAAGCTTGCAGAAGTCTTGCAGGTGCAAGTAGGAGATATGGTATATGTGGAAAGCTCTTTCATGAAAAAGAGAAAAAAAGTTCCGGTACAAGTGACAAAAATCATTCCGCAAAGTGTTGGAGTCAACGCCTATATGAGTCAAAATACATTGGAAAAGTTGCTGAATCAAAAAAATATTGCAACCTCGCTTATTTTTCATGCAAGCCAAGAATCTGTGGAACAACTCAGAAAAGATTATGATGAGAGCAATATTGTATCGAATGTTGTTCACACCGGTGTCAGAAAACAAAAAATGTTGGATTTTATGGCTCATTTTCAATTTATGATGTATACCTTTTCCAGTCTTGGAGTGATTATGTGTTTCATCGTTATCTACAATTCCTACATTATCAGTATTGCCGAAAGAAATCGAGAACTGTCATCCCTTCTTGTGCTTGGTATGAGTCGTAAGGAAGTTGCTCAAATCATTGCATTGGAACAGCAAATCATTGCATTCTTCGGGGTGCTTTTCGGACTTCCGTTGACAAAGGTGTTGTTGAAGTATGTTTCCGT
Coding sequences within it:
- a CDS encoding ABC transporter permease is translated as MILYKKLKRDLIGKKESNFAVIVLIAIGITVFSAFDMLGANLVDAQQSFYRSCNFADGFIDIQSIPYQKIKSLKQIEGIFQIEGHIAETFRMNFSRSRDDIYIRLMSYDDSVNQVNQFLLQDGTYPKTGKNEILLDSNFAEYNHLSVGDTIYVVYNGTENPFTVSGTGASPEFIYALKDVRDIVPDYSTYGIGITSLRTMEKMTSLNQSYNNIVFTLKEGYEFTDVSEVLKSLLKHYSVSSIISREHQTSHTVVDDEIKECNTTSRILPSLFLLISSMIQIMMLERLVQSQRTQIGIMKAFGYSERQIQFHYIMFAVILGIVGSVLGILLSVPILYSFVDMYGNFFNFPYISKALSMQVFGISLLTGTLFSVFAGYLGAKKILSLSPLDAFKAEEPHYVQKKTFLDSFTFLFHTFGKMSLRNISRNRKRSFFILIGITLSFALTSVMFMMYSLWNTVITDKYSYNEIYTGKMEFQRVVNKSDAMLELKKRQEVSEIESLLEVPVSFQYKNHIKEVNIIGVEQHSDLYHIVDVHNHEVPIQNEEVFLSHKLAEVLQVQVGDMVYVESSFMKKRKKVPVQVTKIIPQSVGVNAYMSQNTLEKLLNQKNIATSLIFHASQESVEQLRKDYDESNIVSNVVHTGVRKQKMLDFMAHFQFMMYTFSSLGVIMCFIVIYNSYIISIAERNRELSSLLVLGMSRKEVAQIIALEQQIIAFFGVLFGLPLTKVLLKYVSVALSDDNFSIPTTIIPSKFAISLLCIVVSMVLAQYSGRKKINELVIVEVLKERE
- a CDS encoding ABC transporter ATP-binding protein — translated: MKNVLISANNIYKTYSLDSIEVHALSNVSFEIYDGEFLVILGPSGSGKSTMLNIIGGMDTLTKGTLFFEDTAIHDANEKYLTVYRRENIGFVFQFYNLMSNLTALENVELSAEIAKNPFSAKEMLRSVGLEDRLYHFPMQLSGGEQQRVALARALCKNPKLLLCDEPTGALDSKTSVEILKVLKSFHTDYGKTVIIITHNAAIADMADRVFFIKDGTITHIQENPSPIPVEQLVF